Within the Nocardioides aurantiacus genome, the region GTGGGCGTCGAGGTAGCCGAGCACGTCGTTCCACACCGTCGGCACGGCGCCCGACACCGTCGGCCTCGAGGCCGCCATGAACCGGCACAACGGCTCGGCCTGCAGCCACCGGTCGGGCATGCACAACGAGGCGCCGCTCATCAGGGCGGCGTAGACCAGGCCCCAGGCGTTGGCGTGGAACTGCGGCACGATCGGCAGCACGCGGGAGTGGGCGTCGAGCCCGGCGACGGTGCCGGTCCAGATCGCCATCGAGTGCAGGTACGCCGACCGGTGGCTGTAGACCACGCCCTTGGGGTTGCCCGTCGTGCCGCTCGTGTAGCACATCGCCGCCGCGTCACGCTCGTCGATCTCGGGCCAGTCGAAGGTGTCCGGCTGGGCGTCCAGCAGCGCGTCGTACACGTGCACCTGCTTGCCGGACGCGCGCAGCGACTCGAGGTCGGCCTCGGCCGCCTCGGGGCCGGCGACCAGCACGTGCTCGACGGTGGTCATCTCCCCCAGGTGAGGCGCGAGCAGCGGGACCAGCGAGCCGTCGACGATGACGACGCGGTCCTCGGCGTGGTTGGCGATGTAGACGAGCTGGTCGGCGGGGAGCCGGATGTTGAGGGTGTGCAGCACCGCGCCCATCGAGGGCACCGCGAGGTAGGCCTGCAGGTGCTCGGCGTTGTTCCACATAAAGGTGCCCACGCGCTGGTCACCGTCGATGCCCAGGCCGCGCAGCGCCCCGGCCAGCTGCGCGACGCGCGTGCCGAGCTCGGCGTACGACATCGAGCGGGTGCCGTCGGCCGTCGCGGTCACCACCTCGGAGTCCCGGTGCACGGTGGTGCCGTGGCGGGTGATCATGCCGATGGTGAGCTGGACGTCCTGCATGGTGCTGCGCATCGTGGGTCCTTCCGGGGAACGGTGGGCGGGAGGGGTGGAGCGAAGCCTGTCCCACCGGCGACCCGATGACCAGACCCCGTCTCCTAGGGTCGTGCGGGTGACCCCCTTCACCACGCGCCCCACCCTGTCCGGCAGCTTCGGCATGGTCTCCTCCACCCACTGGCTGGCCTCCCAGGCCGCGATGCGGATGCTCGAGCTCGGCGGCAACGCCTTCGACGCCGCGGTCGCCGGCGGCTTCGTGCTGCACGTCGTGGAGCCGCACCTCAACGGACCCGGCGGCGACCTGCCCGCCATCGTCGCGACCGCCGCCGACCCGCGACCGCAGGTGCTGTGCGGACAGGGCCCGGCGCCCGCCGCGGCCACGCCCGAGGCGTTCGCGCGGATGGGCCTGGACCACGTGCCCGGGTCGGGCCCGGTCGCCTCGGCGGTGCCCGGGGCGGTCGACGCCTGGCTGCTGCTGCTGCGCGACCACGGCTCGTTGCCCCTGGCCACCGTGCTGGAGCCGGCCATCGGCTACGCCCGCGACGGCCACCCGCTGCTCCCCCGCGTCGCCGCCACCATCGAGCGGGTGCGCGAGCTGTTCGAACGGGACTGGCCGACCTCGGCCGAGGTCTGGCTGCCCGGCGGGGAGGTGCCGGTGGCGGGCGAGCTGTTCGCCAACCCGGCGTACGCCGCGGTGCTGCAGCGGCTCGCCGACGTCGCCACCGCGGCCGGCGACGAGGTCGCCGTGCAGGCGCAGGCCGCGCGCAGGGAGTGGGGCGAGGGCTTCGTCGCCGAGGCCGTCGAGGCGTTCGCCGACCGCGAGTTCCCCGCCGCCGACGGGCGGCTGCTCCCCGGTCTGGTGCGGGGCTCGGACCTGGCGGCGTACAGCGCCACCTGGGAGCCGGCGGCGGTGATGGAGTGGCACGGCGTGCAGGTCGCCAAGACCGGGCTCTGGGGCCAGGGCCCCGCGCTGCTGCAGGTGCTGGCCGTGCTCGACCGGCTGGCCGAGACCCACGGGCCCGACGTCCTCGACCCCGACACCGAGCTCGGCATGCACGCCGTGGTGGAGGCCTGGAAGCTGGCCATGGCCGACCGCGAGGCGTGGTTCGGCGAGGCGGCGCCGGTCACGGTCGCGCAGCTCCTCGACCCGGCGTACGTCGCCGAGCGGGCCGCCCTGGTGGGCACGCGCGCCGAGGCCGGGCTCCGACCCGGCTCCCCCGGCGGCCTGGAGCCGCGCCTGGCCGAGCACGTACGCCGGCTGCTGGCGGGCGAGGCCACCGACCGCGCCGCGGACGTCACCACCGGGGAGCCGACGGTCGAGCGCGACGGCACCACCCGCGGCGACACCTGCCACCTCGACGTCGTCGACCGCTGGGGCAACATGATCTCGGCGACCCCGAGCGGCGGCTGGCTGCAGTCCTCCCCGACCATCCCCGAGCTCGGGTTCTGCCTGGGCAGCCGGTCACAGATGTTCTGGCTCGACGAGGGCCTGCCCGCCTCGCTCGCCCCCGGCGCCCGGCCGCGCACCACGCTGACGCCGACGCTGGTGCTGCGCGACGGCGTGCCGGTGCTGGCGTGCGGCTCGCCCGGCGGCGACCAGCAGGACCAGTGGCAGTCGCTGTTCCTGCTGCGCCACGTCGTCGGCGGCCGGGAGCTGCAGGAGGCCATCGACGCGCCGATGTTCCACACCGACGGCTTCCCCGGCTCCTTCCACCCGCGCACGATGGCGCCGGCGTCGCTGTCGGTCGAGGACCGCGTCGACCCCGCGACGCTCGAGGCGCTGGAACGACGCGGCCACGTCGTCACCCGCGAGGGTCCGTGGTCGCTGGGCCGGATGTGCGCGGTCGCCCGCGACCCCCGCACGGGGCTGCTGACGGCCGCGGCGAACCCCCGCGGGATGCAGGGGTACGCCGTCGGCCGCTAGCCCGACGCAGCAGGGGCGGCCACCTCCGGAGGCCAGCTCCTGAGGTCGGCCCCGGAGGTCAGCCCCGGACGCTGCCGGGGGTGTCCTCGAGGGTGGTCGCGCCGGTCATGATCGCCACCGCCTCGCTCGGGGTGTGGGTCTTGGGCGTGATGATGCCGGCGCACCGGCCCAGCCGCTGGATGTGGATCCGGTCGGCCACCTCGAACACGTTGGGCATGTTGTGGCTGATCAGGATGACCGGCAGCCCGCTGTCGCGGACGCGCTCGATCATCTGCAGCACCTGGTTGGTCTCCTTGACGCCCAGCGCGGCGGTCGGCTCGTCGAGCACGATCAGCTTGGTCGCGAACGCCGCGGCGCGGGCCACGGCCACCGCCTGGCGCTGACCGCCCGAGAGCGTCTCGACGGGCTGCGCCATGTTCTGCAGGGTGCCGATGCCCAGGTCGGCCATCGACTTGCCGGCGCTCTCGCGCATGCCCTTGTGGTCGAGCATCCGGAACACCGAGCCGAGCGGCCCGGAGCGACGCATCTCGCGCCCCAGGAACATGTTGGCCGCGATGTCGAGCGCGGGGGCGACCGCGAGCGTCTGGTAGACGGTCTCGATGCCGGCCTCGCGGGCGTCCTGGGGACGCTTGAAGTTGACCAGCTCGCCGTCGAGGCGCACCTCGCCCGCGTCGGGCACGATCGCCCCGGTCGCGGCCTTGATCAGCGTCGACTTGCCGGCGCCGTTGTCGCCGATGATGGCCAGCACCTCACCGGGGTAGAGGTCGAAGTCGACCCCGTCGAGGCCGACGACGCGACCGAAGGTCTTGACCAGGCCTCGGGCGGAGAGCACCGGGGCGCGGCCGTCGTGCGAGGTGGTGCCGGTCTCGGGGGTGGTGGCGGTCATGACAGGGCCTCCGGGGTGGGGGTGACGGGTGCGGACGCGGGGCGGGCGCTCATGCGCGCACCTTGCGGATCCACTGGTCGATCGAGACGGCGATGATGACGAGCAGGCCGATGGACAGCACCCGCCACTGGTCGTCCACGCCGGCCAGCGAGAGCCCGGTGCGGAAGTAGCCGACGATGAGGGCGCCGAGCAGCGTCCCCAGCAGGGCACCGCGGCCACCGAACAGGCTGGTGCCGCCGATGACGACGGCGGTGATGGACTCCAGGTTGGCGTCGGCCGCGGCGTTGGGGCTGGCCGCCCCGGCTCGCCCGATCAGGATCCACGCGGTGATGCCGTAGATCAGGCCGGCGATCGTGTAGACGCTCAGCAGCACCCGGTTGACCGAGATGCCGAC harbors:
- a CDS encoding ATP-binding cassette domain-containing protein, whose protein sequence is MTATTPETGTTSHDGRAPVLSARGLVKTFGRVVGLDGVDFDLYPGEVLAIIGDNGAGKSTLIKAATGAIVPDAGEVRLDGELVNFKRPQDAREAGIETVYQTLAVAPALDIAANMFLGREMRRSGPLGSVFRMLDHKGMRESAGKSMADLGIGTLQNMAQPVETLSGGQRQAVAVARAAAFATKLIVLDEPTAALGVKETNQVLQMIERVRDSGLPVILISHNMPNVFEVADRIHIQRLGRCAGIITPKTHTPSEAVAIMTGATTLEDTPGSVRG
- a CDS encoding fatty acid--CoA ligase; translated protein: MRSTMQDVQLTIGMITRHGTTVHRDSEVVTATADGTRSMSYAELGTRVAQLAGALRGLGIDGDQRVGTFMWNNAEHLQAYLAVPSMGAVLHTLNIRLPADQLVYIANHAEDRVVIVDGSLVPLLAPHLGEMTTVEHVLVAGPEAAEADLESLRASGKQVHVYDALLDAQPDTFDWPEIDERDAAAMCYTSGTTGNPKGVVYSHRSAYLHSMAIWTGTVAGLDAHSRVLPIVPQFHANAWGLVYAALMSGASLCMPDRWLQAEPLCRFMAASRPTVSGAVPTVWNDVLGYLDAHPEAKPDSLGLILCGGSAVPLSLQKGLWEKHGIEVRQAWGMTETSPVASAGRPPLGVEEETDAAWHYRGTQGRLLCGVEGRIVSDAGEVMATDGAAVGELEVRGPWVTGAYYASDDPEAEAKFHDGWLRTGDVGKLDELGFITLTDRSKDVIKSGGEWISSVDLENALMAHEDVVEAAVVAIPDERWDERPLASVVVREGASLTPEQLRDFLAKDFAKWQLPDSWAFIDQVPRTSVGKFDKKVIRKWYADGEVEVKQV
- a CDS encoding gamma-glutamyltransferase family protein — its product is MTPFTTRPTLSGSFGMVSSTHWLASQAAMRMLELGGNAFDAAVAGGFVLHVVEPHLNGPGGDLPAIVATAADPRPQVLCGQGPAPAAATPEAFARMGLDHVPGSGPVASAVPGAVDAWLLLLRDHGSLPLATVLEPAIGYARDGHPLLPRVAATIERVRELFERDWPTSAEVWLPGGEVPVAGELFANPAYAAVLQRLADVATAAGDEVAVQAQAARREWGEGFVAEAVEAFADREFPAADGRLLPGLVRGSDLAAYSATWEPAAVMEWHGVQVAKTGLWGQGPALLQVLAVLDRLAETHGPDVLDPDTELGMHAVVEAWKLAMADREAWFGEAAPVTVAQLLDPAYVAERAALVGTRAEAGLRPGSPGGLEPRLAEHVRRLLAGEATDRAADVTTGEPTVERDGTTRGDTCHLDVVDRWGNMISATPSGGWLQSSPTIPELGFCLGSRSQMFWLDEGLPASLAPGARPRTTLTPTLVLRDGVPVLACGSPGGDQQDQWQSLFLLRHVVGGRELQEAIDAPMFHTDGFPGSFHPRTMAPASLSVEDRVDPATLEALERRGHVVTREGPWSLGRMCAVARDPRTGLLTAAANPRGMQGYAVGR